The Deinococcus sp. YIM 134068 sequence TGGATACCGAAGTCATCGGACTGGAAGAGGTAGCCGTGCAAGTCGTCCCAACGGTAGGCCGTGCCGCCGATGTCGCGCGAGAATCCGAGGCGGTCGTAGAGCAGCACCTTGAACAGCGTATCGGCGGCCCCCGCGATGGAGTTTGCCTCAAGGTCGAAGCGGTCGTACCCCTTCTCTGCCAACGCCCCGAGGGTTGCAATGATGCCTTCGTTTGGGAGGTTGCCCCGGAAGACGGCCCCGACATTCCGCCAGTAGGCATAGTGCTGCTGGGCCAACACGCCCATCTGATCGGAGCAAACAACGGTCGTCAGTTGCTCCCCATCCGGCGTGAGCGTGGGCGCGGTTATCTCATTCACGAAGCCTGTGAAGCGTGTTTCCCAGCCGTCCGTACTGCCCCACCCGAGCGGGTCGGCGGCTTGTGAACGCGAGACATTGATCTCCACCTCAATGTAGTCGCGTGGGGAGATGACCTCACTCCATGGCGTCCCGACCTGCCCGCCGACCCGTCCCGAGAGAACGAAAACGAGCCGTCCGGCTAGCCCCCGGCTCCCTTGCCCGAGTTGCCGCCCCCATGACAGGGACAGAACTTCTCCATACTCGCTTCCCATTCCGAAGGTCAGCGGCTCCCCGTACAGGCGAAACACCGTGACCCGCGCGCCGACGTGCTCTGAGGAACCCATGCTCATGCTTGCGAACGTATGCGCCCCAGTAGGCATGGGCGCGGGGGGGAAGGCATGAACGCTCACGCGCCCCCTCGCCTACTGGACCTGTGAGGCGAGACGTTCGGCAATTCGGCCTCGTCAATCCATGTGAGCAACTGGAAGCATCGGGTTCCGGCGATTCCCGATGCGTCCCTCACGCTGTCCGACATGCTGACCACTACTGCAACAGCGGCCCGCCTCAACGTCCACCCCCAGACCGTGCGGCGTCTCGTGAAGTCCGGCCTGCTCCCGGCGTTCCGCGTAGGCCACAACCTGCGCTTCGACCCCGCCGACATCTCCCGTTTTCTGGAGGCCCGCCGCGCATAAGGGTTACGCCCGCTGACCTCGGCAAGAAGGCAGCGGGCGTGGCGCGTGGGTTCCTATGGACAACTTAAATCTATCAGACGCCTGGGACTGGCAAGGGTCTCAGGATCAAGAAAACGCCGACAGCGGCGCATATTCTGACCCCTTCACCCTGGAGGATGACGGCCTCGCGGACCTCGCGGGACACCCGGCCTCTAGGCTCACCCGTGACGAGCGGGACGCCCTGGAGCTTGCCCGTACGGAGGCGAGCGAGTGCGGGGACTTCACCGACTACTACCGCCTTTGCTACCAACTCCGCTCCTCAAACCCTGGGGAAAGCGGTGGTGCTTCTGTCTCCGGTTCGTCGGCCCGTCTTGCCATCTTTCGGCCTGGGCGGACGATTCGGAAAGCTCCCCGGCAAGGCGTCCTGCTACTTCATGAGCGGGCGGAGACTCACGAGATACGGCGCACCCTCCCCCCCCGGCGCTGGCAGGTACAGCAAGCACTTGTCCTGACTCCCGATGAGCGGAGTGAGTACACCTTTCTTGCGGCGGTGCTTGAGCTTGGCTGGCGGCTGCGACTGGAGAAAAGGCCCGCTGAGCCGACCATTGAATGCCTACGAAAGATGCGACGGAAGCGTGGGCGGCTGGTGTGGGTGCGTCTTCGTCATCCGTCGATGAACGGCGGCAACGTGACTGACCCCGAAGACCGCGCGAGGTTGGAGGCAGTGAGCAAGAAGGAAGTCGCGGCTTGGATGGGCCGTCACGCTCGCAAGGTCGGTCCCGACATCATCTGCGCGCCTCACTGGGACGCCGACGGCGCAGCCCACTCCCACACAGGCATCCCTTTCGAAGCCCTGTCCAAAGAGCTTCAGAAGTGCGTCTTGGCGGCCCCCGTTGGGAGGGGCGGCGGGGTGGAAATCGACGCACGCACGCACCTTGTCCTGATCGGGGACACGGATGAAGACCTTCAGCGGGTCGGCGGCTACATGTGCCACTTCCCGCACGCGGCGGCGAGGCTGGCCCCCGAGAACAGAGACCCCCGGCAACTTGCCCTCTTCGACCAAATCGCCCAATCCATGCTTTCCAACGGCGGGAAATCGCAGAACGCGCGCATGATCTGGCGTCCGGGCTACCGGTGGAGGGTCGGGAAGCCTCTGTAGTATCTATACCGCGATTTCGCACACCACGAATGGCCTTCAATCCCCTCTGGGTGGGCGTTGAAGGCCATTCAAATGTCTCCGCCCGTCGGCCCCGAGGGTCGGTGCGCTTTTCACCGACCCGAGCCTGTCGTCAACTTCCTCCGCATTCAGGGCCGCAACCCCGTCTCAGTCGGTCTTGCGGCCCCTCAGCCCTCTGAGGTTCGGCGTTGTGTGCCGAGCCGATCCTGAGCCGTTCTCATCTCCACCCCGCGGGGTGCGGCGTTTTCGGACTCTTTTGCACCCCCGTTTACCCCGTACCTGTTCCGGGCACTCCGGGCGCTGGGAGTCCTGTTTATGTTGGACGGCTGGGAGTCGCTACCGCCCACTTCTACGGGTTCCCTGAGCGCAGCCGGGTCTTGCGGATGAGGTCGATCAACCTTTGGCGGGTCTTGCGGCTGCCCTCGTGGGTCACGATGTCCGCGATGTTGTTGTTGCTCTGGCCCTCCGCGATGAGTTCACCTATCCGCAGGCCCAAAGCCACATCACGAGCGTCCCCGACGATGCGTGAGACCCGTGCGCGGGAGATGTTCAGCGCGTCCGCGAGGTCGGACTGTCTGCCATACTTCCCGCTGCTCCATTCGGTGCGGATGATCTCTTCCGTTGCGCTCCCGATGCCGTGCGCGGCGCGGTAGTGCTTCAGGGCCTCGACCTCATACCCCGACGCGGCGGCGACCCCCTCAACGGTTTTGTGCCGGACGAGCTGCCACAGCATCCATTCCCGCGAGAAGTAGAGTTCCAACCCCTGCTCACGGGCCTCGTCTTCCGAAAGATCGGTGGGTGGCGGCGGGTAGATCGGCGTGAGGTCATTCGGCCCCACGGTGAGAGTGATTCGGCGTCTCTTGTCCCCGTCCGACACGTAGACGGCCACGGTGTCGCCCTCGCCCCTGATCGTCGTGCGGTCGTCGGCCAACTCCAACAGCCGCCGCATGGCATCCGCACCCGTCAGCACGTCGCCCCCTTCAACCTCCCCGCGAGGACGGCCCCGGCGTTCCTCCACGGCGCATCCTCGGCAAGATCGGCGGCAAGGCGGGAAATCTGCGCCCCGAGCGCACTCAATCCACCCGCACGGCCCTCAATTTCGGCCCTGAACGCCTCCCACAACACCTTGCACCAGTAGCGCCGCCGCTCCGGTTCGCTCAGCGCGTGCGACATGGCCGACGCGAGTTTGCCCACCTCCCGCGCACGGTGGCGAGGGTGCGCCGACCACAACCCCGGCAAGGCTTCGACCACGGCCCGCAAACCTGCCGGAGTCGCTTTGTCGGGAGTGGGCGCAACGGGTGGATAAACACCGTCGGGAACAACGGCCCGAGCCTTGACGGCCCTGTATTTCTCCTCCACCGAAGCCCCTTCAGCATTTAGAGCCGACATTTCCGCCGCCGCACCTCTTTTCCCCTCCACGTCGGCGGCAAATCCCGGCCTCCACTCGTGACGCCATTCCTCCGCCCGGATGCGCGGCGCGTCGGCCTCCTGGCGCATCTTCACGGCCCACAACGTCCCGTCCCACATGTTCCGCCCCATGACGGTCTGAGCGTGGCCGCCGCAGTCCAGCAACCCGGCCCGCTCCAGCTCGCGGCCCAACCTCGCCACATGGTCAGCGTGGTATTCGAGCAATCCCGCGAGACTGACGGCGGGAAGGTGGAAGGTGACTTGATCGGGTACGAACCTGTACCCCCTCGCCCGCGCCACATCCTGCGCGACTCGGCGCAGGCACAGGAACAGGCGCACGGCCCCCCTCGATAGCTTCCGCCCCGCGATGACCTCTACGGCGGAAGGGAACACGAGCGGCTTGGGTGCCTCCTGCGGGCGTTGGCAGGGTTGCTCGCGGACGAGCTGCACGGGTGAGGGTTGTGGAGGCGTCGGCGCATCGGCGGCCTCGCCCTGGTCGTCAGAGTGGGTGAGGGTGCTTCCGGTGATGGCGGCGCGTGCGCGTGCGAGTGCGGCGGCAAGTCTGGGAGAGGTCAAGAAAGCCCCTTTTTCCCTGGGTTCGTAGCGCGTACACTACGAATTCAGGGCAGCCCCCTGGTGCTTGAACGCCGATTCTTCTTCGCGGGAGTGGTCGGCGTTCGCTTTTCCGTAGGTCTGCACCAAGAGCTTACGACACCCGCGCGCCGATGTGCTGCATATCCTCGGCCTCGCCCTGGTCGTCGTCGGCCTGGACCTTGAGCGGTATGGGGTCGGCGCGGGAAAGCCAACCGTCCCGCAGCATCACCCGCACCGTCTCCGCCTTGATCGTGCGGCCCTGCTCGCCCCCGCCGACGAGCCGCCACACTTCACCCGGCGCGCGGGTCAGGGTTCCCCCGTCGCGTAGGGCCTTGAGGATCGGCGCATGGTGCGGCTTGGGTTCCACGTCTCGCGGCGGCAACGTCCCCAGCGTGACGGCCTCCACGAGCTGCACGGTGACTTCCGGCGCCGTCTCCGGCTCCTGGGCCTGCGCGCCCTCCGCCGACCCCTTCACGGCCTCCTGAGCGGCTTTCGCGCGGGCGATGACGTGGCCCCGCTGCTCTGCCGTCATTGCCCCAAACCACTCGTGTAGGTCGTCGGCGGCCCGGATGCGGTGAGTCTGACTCTTCTCCCCTTCCCCGAGCGGCGGCCCCGCGTTTCGCAGATTCTCCAGCACGGGGCGTCCCGGCCCACGTCTCCGTCTTGCGGTCGGGTTGCCCTCTCCCATTCCGGCAGGCTATCACCGTGTTTCACGGTGGAGGCTGACCGTGTGACGCCGCCAAACTGAAACCAATAAACATTAGTGTGAATCCAGCACAGGGCGTCCCGGCCCCCGATTCAGCCCCGCCCCGATGTGCGGCAACCCCACCCGCGCGCCGGGTGTACGGTGGCGGCGTGAGACACCTTGCCCTGCTGCTTGTCTTAATTGCTCCATCTTGTGCGCCGAAAGAGAAGGGAGAAGAGCGAGGGGAAGTGAGGCCGTTCGGCTCAGCGGAGATCATAGATGTTGACATGGACCAACGTAGATACGGCTACATGCAAAAAATGTGCGAGATGGAAGCCGATGCCAGGTATGACAACTTAGAATCTGTGACTTTCCCGCGCGGCGTTGGCATAACGATGTATATGGATGATGACTCTTTTGTTGTGGAAGCAATGGCTAAGCTAGATAACGGCTATAGGTCCATCTGGTGTAGAAGTTCAGGCCCCGACTTCTGGCTTGAAGACCGGGAGCAACTGCGCAGAGAGCGTCGGCAGGCCAACGAATCGCGGGAGTGACAGGCGCCGAGAAGTCCTACCGCCCGTGCTCCTGACCAATGCCG is a genomic window containing:
- a CDS encoding helix-turn-helix domain-containing protein translates to MLTTTATAARLNVHPQTVRRLVKSGLLPAFRVGHNLRFDPADISRFLEARRA